One segment of Coffea arabica cultivar ET-39 chromosome 7c, Coffea Arabica ET-39 HiFi, whole genome shotgun sequence DNA contains the following:
- the LOC140010151 gene encoding uncharacterized protein isoform X1 has protein sequence MVNLVAIQKPMLHGLMKMAGVVPQTIEIESGTVMNFWVPTETVPKQKKSKKPTSSNNVDEINLNHNILKPKTAKPVVVLVHGFATEGVVTWQFQVGALTKKYSVYIPDLLFFGGSITDSSDRSPTFQAECLAKGLAKLGIEKCTVVGFSYGGMVAFKMAELYPDLVQAMVISGSILAMTDSISTTALNELGFSSSSELLLPTSVKGLKALLKVAVHKKLWFPDRLHKDFLEVMFNNRKERGELLDGVVVSNKDATIPTFTQQIHLLWGENDQIFKLELAQNMKHRQLGDMATIQGIGKAGHLVHLERPCVYNRCLKKFLASLKADEAQKFI, from the exons ATGGTTAACCTTGTAGCAATCCAAAAGCCAATGTTGCATGGCCTAATGAAAATGGCTGGAGTTGTACCTCAAACTATAGAAATCGAGTCAGGCACGGTGATGAACTTTTGGGTTCCAACTGAAACCGTCCCAAAACAGAAAAAGTCCAAAAAACCCACTAGCTCCAACAACGTGGACGAAATCAACCTTAATCACAACATCCTCAAACCTAAAACTGCGAAGCCAGTAGTAGTATTAGTCCACGGCTTTGCAACTGAAGGGGTCGTCACTTGGCAATTTCAAGTGGGTGCTTTAACGAAGAAGTATTCGGTTTATATCCCCGACCTACTCTTCTTCGGCGGTTCAATCACTGATAGCTCGGACCGGTCACCGACTTTCCAGGCCGAGTGTTTGGCTAAGGGGCTTGCGAAGCTGGGGATTGAGAAATGTACGGTGGTGGGATTTAGCTATGGTGGTATGGTGGCATTTAAGATGGCTGAGTTGTACCCGGACTTGGTTCAGGCGATGGTGATTTCGGGCTCCATTTTGGCCATGACTGATTCCATTAGTACCACAGCGTTGAATGAGTTGgggttttcttcttcttctgagcTGCTGCTGCCAACTTCTGTTAAGGGTTTAAAGGCACTTCTCAAAGTGGCTGTTCACAAGAAGCTTTGGTTCCCCGATCGGCTTCACAAAGACTTTCTTGAG GTTATGTTCAATaacagaaaggaaagaggagaaCTTCTTGATGGTGTAGTAGTCAGCAACAAGGATGCTACCATCCCCACATTTACACAG CAAATACATCTTTTGTGGGGCGAGAATGATCAgattttcaagctcgagctaGCTCAGAACATGAAACA CAGGCAACTGGGAGATATGGCGACGATTCAGGGCATAGGGAAAGCAGGGCACCTGGTTCACCTAGAGCGACCCTGCGTCTACAATAGGTGTCTTAAGAAGTTCCTTGCTTCCCTGAAAGCAGATGAAGCGCAAAAATTCATCTGA
- the LOC140010151 gene encoding uncharacterized protein isoform X3, whose amino-acid sequence MVNLVAIQKPMLHGLMKMAGVVPQTIEIESGTVMNFWVPTETVPKQKKSKKPTSSNNVDEINLNHNILKPKTAKPVVVLVHGFATEGVVTWQFQVGALTKKYSVYIPDLLFFGGSITDSSDRSPTFQAECLAKGLAKLGIEKCTVVGFSYGGMVAFKMAELYPDLVQAMVISGSILAMTDSISTTALNELGFSSSSELLLPTSVKGLKALLKVAVHKKLWFPDRLHKDFLEVMFNNRKERGELLDGVVVSNKDATIPTFTQQIHLLWGENDQIFKLELAQNMKHCTPTHGVITIDCYTD is encoded by the exons ATGGTTAACCTTGTAGCAATCCAAAAGCCAATGTTGCATGGCCTAATGAAAATGGCTGGAGTTGTACCTCAAACTATAGAAATCGAGTCAGGCACGGTGATGAACTTTTGGGTTCCAACTGAAACCGTCCCAAAACAGAAAAAGTCCAAAAAACCCACTAGCTCCAACAACGTGGACGAAATCAACCTTAATCACAACATCCTCAAACCTAAAACTGCGAAGCCAGTAGTAGTATTAGTCCACGGCTTTGCAACTGAAGGGGTCGTCACTTGGCAATTTCAAGTGGGTGCTTTAACGAAGAAGTATTCGGTTTATATCCCCGACCTACTCTTCTTCGGCGGTTCAATCACTGATAGCTCGGACCGGTCACCGACTTTCCAGGCCGAGTGTTTGGCTAAGGGGCTTGCGAAGCTGGGGATTGAGAAATGTACGGTGGTGGGATTTAGCTATGGTGGTATGGTGGCATTTAAGATGGCTGAGTTGTACCCGGACTTGGTTCAGGCGATGGTGATTTCGGGCTCCATTTTGGCCATGACTGATTCCATTAGTACCACAGCGTTGAATGAGTTGgggttttcttcttcttctgagcTGCTGCTGCCAACTTCTGTTAAGGGTTTAAAGGCACTTCTCAAAGTGGCTGTTCACAAGAAGCTTTGGTTCCCCGATCGGCTTCACAAAGACTTTCTTGAG GTTATGTTCAATaacagaaaggaaagaggagaaCTTCTTGATGGTGTAGTAGTCAGCAACAAGGATGCTACCATCCCCACATTTACACAG CAAATACATCTTTTGTGGGGCGAGAATGATCAgattttcaagctcgagctaGCTCAGAACATGAAACA TTGTACTCCCACACATGGAGTCATTACGATTGACTGCTATACGGACTGA
- the LOC140010151 gene encoding uncharacterized protein isoform X2, with protein sequence MVNLVAIQKPMLHGLMKMAGVVPQTIEIESGTVMNFWVPTETVPKQKKSKKPTSSNNVDEINLNHNILKPKTAKPVVVLVHGFATEGVVTWQFQVGALTKKYSVYIPDLLFFGGSITDSSDRSPTFQAECLAKGLAKLGIEKCTVVGFSYGGMVAFKMAELYPDLVQAMVISGSILAMTDSISTTALNELGFSSSSELLLPTSVKGLKALLKVAVHKKLWFPDRLHKDFLEVMFNNRKERGELLDGVVVSNKDATIPTFTQQIHLLWGENDQIFKLELAQNMKQQLGDMATIQGIGKAGHLVHLERPCVYNRCLKKFLASLKADEAQKFI encoded by the exons ATGGTTAACCTTGTAGCAATCCAAAAGCCAATGTTGCATGGCCTAATGAAAATGGCTGGAGTTGTACCTCAAACTATAGAAATCGAGTCAGGCACGGTGATGAACTTTTGGGTTCCAACTGAAACCGTCCCAAAACAGAAAAAGTCCAAAAAACCCACTAGCTCCAACAACGTGGACGAAATCAACCTTAATCACAACATCCTCAAACCTAAAACTGCGAAGCCAGTAGTAGTATTAGTCCACGGCTTTGCAACTGAAGGGGTCGTCACTTGGCAATTTCAAGTGGGTGCTTTAACGAAGAAGTATTCGGTTTATATCCCCGACCTACTCTTCTTCGGCGGTTCAATCACTGATAGCTCGGACCGGTCACCGACTTTCCAGGCCGAGTGTTTGGCTAAGGGGCTTGCGAAGCTGGGGATTGAGAAATGTACGGTGGTGGGATTTAGCTATGGTGGTATGGTGGCATTTAAGATGGCTGAGTTGTACCCGGACTTGGTTCAGGCGATGGTGATTTCGGGCTCCATTTTGGCCATGACTGATTCCATTAGTACCACAGCGTTGAATGAGTTGgggttttcttcttcttctgagcTGCTGCTGCCAACTTCTGTTAAGGGTTTAAAGGCACTTCTCAAAGTGGCTGTTCACAAGAAGCTTTGGTTCCCCGATCGGCTTCACAAAGACTTTCTTGAG GTTATGTTCAATaacagaaaggaaagaggagaaCTTCTTGATGGTGTAGTAGTCAGCAACAAGGATGCTACCATCCCCACATTTACACAG CAAATACATCTTTTGTGGGGCGAGAATGATCAgattttcaagctcgagctaGCTCAGAACATGAAACA GCAACTGGGAGATATGGCGACGATTCAGGGCATAGGGAAAGCAGGGCACCTGGTTCACCTAGAGCGACCCTGCGTCTACAATAGGTGTCTTAAGAAGTTCCTTGCTTCCCTGAAAGCAGATGAAGCGCAAAAATTCATCTGA